The sequence TCATCCCCCTGCTCTTATTCTATAAGGCACGTCCTCTAATCTCCCAATCCTTTTGAACTTTTGATCCAAGATACTGAAAGTGATTGTACTTTGGTATCTCTCTTTCATGAAGTTTTACTATTTCTCCATTTCTATTTCTGCTTttactactctctctctctctctctatatatatatatatatatttatatgtgtgtgtgtgtgtgtgtgttatattGTTCTGTATCAGGTACAACTGCTTTTGCCCATCACTTATTCTAACTCACTgtggttttgtttatttgtttatctttcATGCTTCATGTATAGGTTGGTTGGGATGAGTCAACAGCAGGCGAGAGGCAGCCAAGGGTATCTTTATGGGAAATTGAACCTTTAACAACTTTCCCCATGTATCCGTCATTGTTTCCCCTCAGACTGAAACGCCCATGGCATCCTGGGGTATCATCTTTGCATGGTATTTATTCTTTTCAACGACTTATGACATTGGTGATGgagttttcatttttattgttatcttTCCCTgttatttttggatttgaaatcgGGTAAAACTTTTTGTATAGTTTAATTATGATGCTGAGTCTAAGTGGCCAAAATTGAGAACAATTTACATTTCTTGCCAAAGCAAGGCTAGATTTGAGTTTCAAATTGGGTCAAAGAGTTGATCCCTTGAACAGCGTCCTCCAGTTGTGATTAAAAAATGTATCCAAGGTTTAGATAGAAATTGTGCACGTATAGAATGAAGCTAGACTAAAGTCAGATGGTCTAGACTCGAAAGTTAtgtaatcattaaaaaattttacagtGTGCTTATTGTAAGTTATAATCATTCATTCTTGCACCCTGGtcataaatttatgaaaaagaGGCACAAAGTTTTCTTATACATGTGTAATTAGTGTCCCagtcatagaaaaaaaaatggatttaatATGTCAGTTTAGATACTTTTGCCTTCAGGTATGCATTAGAATGGTTCAAGCTAcatattggtttttttattatttaatttttaaaattttaaattgctTGGTAAAAATAGGGGGAGGGGGCTGGTGGGGTTCAAACCCCAGTGCCCAGGCACCACAAGAATTGCCAGAACCACTGGAGTATCGTTCAAACAGACCCAAGCTAAATATTGTATTGGAAAATATACATTCTTGTTTGTTCAAGCCATACTTAGTTTTATGAActctttttcaataatttactAAGTAGGCATTTTAGGTAATCACACAgttctccttgtggcacaacaCATTTCTAATGTCTAAAATTGTCAAGTAAAGTAGTTTTAACATGTGAATACGATAAACAAGACCGTTTccaagagctttgtagctcaattggtacCTCTTGGTGTTTCTAACGGAgacatctagggttcaaatccccccaccTCCAATTgttgatttataaaaaatatggtAAACAAGACCAACCAGATCTTGCATCTCAATGATTTTGTTCATAGTCATTtgtataaaaatgaaattattcatATTTGTTTCATACCATGTTCCAATGTGTTATATCCTCAAACACTTGTCTAGAAAATCAGAGAAggaatttcaattttgttggtAAAAAATTGACCTATGTGATGGAACCTCCACTTTAATTAGAATcttaatagataaaatagtgcAGTATCCCTACTAACTTGATGCGCTATTATAAGAAATCTATATAAGTCTACAATTTCTCATGGGTTTCATAATGAATTTCAAGGGCAGGAATTTACTTGAGAACCATTCAGATACAACCTTGCCAAAATCTCTCACTTGCCAGATGCCCTAAATGCAGTTCTTTCCTATTAATTACTTTGTTCTTTACATTGCAAAATGGAAGATCATTGAATGTGCCTTTTCTCCATATTCTCCATGTGGAAAAATGgtgttcattttatttatataccTATTCAATGAATATATTGGGGGTTTTGGCTACAGGCTTTTCCAGTTTAATACTGGTTTGTTAGTGTGTGAACCTTGTTTTGTGTGCATGCTAGTAGTATATGGAAATTTTAAGCATAATTAGTGTGGAGATGAATTATTTCTTCACATGGTCTTGTTACAGATAACAGGGATGATGCAGCTAACGGGATGATGTGGCTAAGGGGGGGAAGTGGAGAGCATGGTCTTCACTCCCTTAATTTTCAAGGTGTTGGTTTGTATCCCTGGATGCAGCAGAGAATGGACCCAACATTGCTTGGAAATGATCCTAATCAGCAGTATCAAGCCATGTTGGCTGCTGGCATGCAGAACCTAGGAAATGCAGATCTCCTAAGACATCAAGTTATGCAATTTCAGCAGCCCTTCCAGTATCTTCAACAGCAAGGGAGCCATACTTCACTCttgcagcagcagcagcaacaacagcaacaacaacagcaagCAGTTCCTCTTAATATCCTGCAGGCACAAACCCAAGTTTTATCAGAGAACACGCCACAGCACCTTATACAGCAATCACTTAACAACCAACAAGAGGATCAGGCAcggcaacagcaacagcaacagcaaccacaacaacaacatacCTATCAGAACACGCTTCATATTCGTAGTGATCAGCTGCATCAGAGGCTGCAGTCAAATgtgccttcttcatcttttgtgAAGGCGGACTTCATGGATCCAAGTGCAAAGTTCTCAGCATCCATTAGCCCTAGACAAAACATGGTCAGTTCACTTTGTCCTGAAGGGAGTAGCAATATTTTGAACTTCTCCAGAGTTGGTCAGCCCATGCTAGCTGAGCAGTTACCCCAACAATCATGGGCTCCAAAGTATACACATTCACAGGTCAATGCTTTTGCCAACTCAATGTCACACTCACCTTATCCTGGGAAAGATGCTACTGAAGAGCCAGAAAATTGTAACTCTGATTCTCAGAATCCTACTCTTTTTGGTGTTAATATTGATTCATCTGGACTTCTACTCCCTGCCACTCTGTCTACTTTTGCTACATCAGTTGATGCTGATGTGTCCTCAATGCCATTAGGGCATACTGGATTTCAGAGTTCTCTGTACAGTTCAGTGCAAGACTCCTCTGAGTTATTGAACAGTGCAGGGCAAGTTGACCCACCAACCCCATCTCAGACTTTTGTCAAGGTATGAGCTGCAAGCTATTTAGgtctttcaatttattattactattgcTTGCTTAATAGTCTTGGCTAGATGATGCTCTATTTTTGTATAGGTTTATAAATCAGGGTCGGTTGGGCGTTCACTAGACATCTCCCGGTTCAGCAGCTATAATGAGCTGCGAGAGGAGCTGGCGGAGATGTTTGGAATTGAGGGAAAGTTTGAAGACCCTCTTAGATCAGGCTGGCAGCTTGTATTTGTTGACAGGGAGAATGATGTGCTTCTCCTTGGAGACGACCCTTGGGAGTAAGTGTTTATAATGGATAGCCCTTTGATTAGATGCTTTTgtgggtttctctctctctgtggttTTAACCTTGATCTATTAAATGGTTTGAAAATGGTTTTATGTTATGTATGGGGTTTCTTCTGACAGCATTGAGATTGTGAATGAAAccccttttcccttttctcCTTCTCCATGATCTCCTTGAAAAGGCAAAGTAAAACTTGtttaatttgggtgaaatttctttctttgtgaTTGCATTCTGATGAGCTTATTAAATTTTATGACGCCTCTTTGAGAGAGGTGGGTTTGAGGATTTCAAGAAATTGCtttattataattgtttatcaacaattttttggattttatttccCTTCACCTCTTggttatatatatgtttatctATGAAGGTactttttaatgaaatagaacAGAATAAAATGATTGCCATGGCCATGGGTTCTCAGAACAGCCTGGCAAGACCTATTTCTGTGCACTCACTACAAATGACCATGTGCAGGGCGTTCGTCAATAATGTTTGGTATATCAAGATACTTTCACCTGAGGATGTCCTTAAATTGGGAGAGCAAGCAGTTGAATCCTTCAGCCCACAAGGAGGTCAAAGGCTGAATAGCAGTAGTGGTGAAGCTCAAGACCTTGTCTCAGGGCTACCATCTCTTGGCATGCTTGAGTTCTGAGGTTGAGGTTAATATAAAAGCATATTACATATATTCCCAGAAATTGTTTCTAGTTTCACACGCTGATAAATCCAAATATTGGATATACTAGTTTTGGTGTGTGACACTGCCTATTTGCCTTTGTTTGGCTCGCAAGTATGTTGTATAACCTCTTTTTCCAAGACTCTAGTTGTAATGGGTTTGACTCTTATGGAGAAAAATATAAGTTCACTACCTAGATAAGAAAAATAGAACTATTGAATTTCTAGCAAATTGAAACCTGTGTCCTAAAATCATGATGGACTGCTGGTGGTATTGCTTTCATGAAAGTAGCATTTGATACTCAAGTTTGCTGCATTTAGTTTGTCCTTGTTAATGTGGATACCATCACAATGATTGCTATTATGATACTACCTTAGAGCGCTATGATTAAGCAGTTGAGAGCATAGTTGAAGATACACATGCAAGGTATACATGCTATGTTTAAGGCGCCATTTGAAGATACATGCAACATGTAAGACACCGCATTTTATTATGGATATGAATGTGGATACAGTTGTAGATTGAATGAGTCGCCTAAAGAAAACAAGTTTGGGGGGAGACCTTATCTATTTTGATCTAGGTTTCTCTGTAACTAGTGGGAACACGAGTGACATAGTAAAAAGGTTCCTTGATACAACAGTTataactaattatttatttgtttagtatGCTCTGTAAACTATTTTTTCCCATATTTATACTTTATAGCACTCTTCAGAACTGTAAAAACTTTTGAGAGTAAAATATTGaactaacaaaagaaaaaaaaaattcagctcaCCTCCTCTTCAAAGCTTACCGGGCTCAAGAGGCAGATGCAAATCAAGACGCAAAACACAATTCTATACAAGCACAACACACAACGTAAAAACCAAGTGTGGAAGAACAAAAAATGTATATGATAGAGATGTTGATTTGACCCAATATGGACCTCATGACCTTGGCGGTGGAAGGAACTACAACAATGGAGGTTTTGTTTAGGAACAAAGTTTATAGCAAAAAGGTTCCTTGGTACAACAGTTataactaattatttatttgtttagtatGCTTTGTAAACTATTTTTTCCCATGTTTGTACTTTATAGCACTCTTCAGAAGAATCAGAACTGTAAAAActtttgaaagtaaaatattgaactagcaaaaaaaatatattcagcTCACCTCCTCTTCAAAGCTTACCGAGCTCAACTCAAGAGGCAGATGCAAAATCAAGACGCAAAACACAATTCTATACATACACAACACACAACGTAAAACCTAAGTGTGGAAGagcaaaaatacatatatgATAGAGATGTTGATTTGACCCAACATGGACCTTATGACCGGTGGAAGGAACTACAACAATGGAGGTTTTGtcaaggaacaaaatttttttcaaactagtttgaagaCTTATATCTCTTTTTGTTGAGGGCCTCTAAGACAAGGCAGCATTGTGTGGCAAGAATGCCGATACGGATGGTAGGTCTCTCGGTGTTGAATGAGTGGAGAGATAagtaaatgattttgaaatgaaaattataataataggaataaaagatttaaatgaagtaaaaaattgatagaGAAGCTGTTGGAGgaagttagtttatttttttcaaatttgggtGAGAAACTGAAAAGGTTCTTGGAGATGCTCttactccatttttttttataggactTACACCatgtatttgtgtttgtgagaGACATTTAGTCAGCGTGCATATGAATAAAAGTGCAAGCATGTTTGGAGTGTACATAACTACATTGCAGTATAGTCCATAAGACTCCATACTCCGTAGTTCATATGATGTGTGTGCGTGTAAAAAAATCTATCAAGTAGTGGAGCATTAGAAATGATTTaggcatatatatattattttaataggaaTTTTAGGCACATTCTAACATAAAGAGCTAATGTTTCTATTTTGCCCTTCACTCTCACACACACCGGGTTCTCATCCAGCTTCTCACCTTCCTTGAAGGTACAAAAACTTGCTCAATACAATTTTGGTTGTGGACGGTTTGTTTCACAACTGTGAGAATGAGCTCAAAACTGAGACTAACATGGCTTGATGCTACCTTGTCAAATGACAAAATTGCTATTTATATTCTGTGATATTGAGAATTTGATCAAGGTTAATACTGCAAAAATTTCTAACTCCTAGTGATGTGGTTGGTTCACCCTTCCACTCGTTACAACATGAATCACCTAAGATTATAAAACTTGTGAGTACTACTCCAGGAATTTTGAGGATGCAGAATCTTGTGAATTCGAGCACGATAGGtttggtgtgtgtgtgagagagagagggagagagaggttacaagggaagaaaaagaataaaaaacagtGTTATctaggacaaaatgggcttctgcccttttcaggcaaattaattagttttttgcccttcttcccaaactaaatagggatatacccctcttttgaaaatcgagtttttcaaaatcaatttaaaccctataatgacgttttcaaggacctatagtgacgtttataaagacctatagtggcgttttgtaacttgatatccatgaaattgagttataggcaacaaaattgcctataactcgatttcatggatatcaagttataaaacgtcactataggttcttaaaatgtcactataagtccttaaaaacgtcactatagggctccaaatttttttttttaaaaaaaaaaactcgattttgagaaactcgattttcaaaagaggggcatttccctatttagtttgggaagaagggcaaaaggctaattaatttgcccaaaaagggcagaagcccattttgtccgtGTTATCTACTTCTAGATAATCTCTATAGCTAAAAATCCATTTTATCTAATGGCAAATAGTGTTTTGTATAAGCCATTTTGAGAACTAGTTCACTTATATGGTGTCATGCAAAGTCCGTACAAGAGCAACCGTGATACTTTCCCACACAATTAAGTTTTCTACATTAAAACATAGCCATGTCTTTAAAAAGCATCAATATGGTAAAAATAAGGTTGGTGGATTGGTATGATCTGGTGATGAGTCTAACTCGCCCATCAATGTATTCAATAAAAGAAGGAATGAGCACTAACGCAGTGTATGCTCTGATGCACTGATACAACAAATTTGCCATCGTATCGATATTGGATATGTATCCGATATATGGGTCGGATACTGGTACAACTGTACTTGAAGAGTATCtggcaaaaaaaaatcattttattattattatttagataCAGTGTGAGAGACCGGATTTGAAAACTTGGGTGCTCTCAGAAAAGGGTGTATGCAGCAGCACCTTCCCTTTTCAGGATTctatggagtcgccacttattttataagtaaaataagaaaactttacaattttacaatatatctTGAACAATATGCATCTTTATTGATTAGAAACAATTTACAtcttggtaaaaaaaaaaaaaaaaaaactttacattGCTTTGATTCCTAggtacaatctaataaaaagaaaattacaaagttttgtttcctagttacattctacccaaaataaaaataagacacTAAATCTGCCAACTTAAAATTCTAAGGTTCAGGGGCTAGATTACaggatgggaaggtgtttggCACCCACCTGCccagacagagtctggtcttctataCTTTAAATGACCATTaaatacacataaaaaaatatctaatgATATACAACACATGCCATATCAAATCCTAGACATAGGGTTAAAATGCTACTTAAGAACCTTAGATTTGCACTTTattttgtgtaaatttttttgatgagaatggttaatgaaaaattttattttgagtttccataaaagaaaaagaatggatttttaataaaaattcagatctggAAATGTGgggaaaaacaaatttttttttctttgaaaacaccaattttatgaaagaaaaacagaTCTGGTTTTTTTACTTAGAAAAAGGGGTcagatttttatttgaaaaaaaatgcaaatccaatttttttattaaaatcagacaagatttttatttggaaaaacacaaatatgattttataaataaaatatagataagattttataaataaaatactgataagatttataaataaaacacagatctggttttaattttttttaaaaaaaacatagagaaaaatgcaaatctttttgaaaaatatggagAAAAATTGCAGATCTAATTTTGGTTTAAGAAAAACAAGGAGAAAAATTATAGatctgattttaattttgaaaaacaaggaGAAAAATTGCAGATCTAAAATCTTAAGGAGAGTTTCAACCCTAGATCTAGGCATACTTATCAATTAatcatgtgaaatttttttgaaagcaaaGGAGAACATATAATAACATATGAGAAACATGGTTATCTAAacataaaagaaacaacatcACATCCATGGAAATTAAAGCATATATGAAAGCATGTTATGGAAACAAAGTTAGAATTAGACCTGCATAAACTTAATCCACAAGCAGAGAATTATCCTAGAGATCAATGAAAATGAATTTCTAAGGATTTAAGTGAAGCTTTATAACAGAAAAGAAATTCCTAAAGCAAAGTTTCAAGAATTTCTTTAACGTAAGGGGAGAGAGGGGTCAGAGAAAGAAATGTACTGATTTCCgatttttgttccctatttatagaggtttgGTGCTTAGAAAATAAGCTGGATTTGATCAGATACAAACTAGGTCGAGTTCTTATCCCTAAAAATTCGACATGGATGCGTTTTATCTTGATCAGAACATTTTTGGGCCAGGCCTTAAAGCTATGCCAAACGGCACTTGCCATGTGCCGAGCCCAATTCTTAACTTTGGTTTGATCTAGACTCTTTTTTAGggattttctaactcgggaATTGCACCTAGACATATTTTTAACttgtattctaaaataaatgactTTTATTTTGATACTCAggtccttaaaataataattatctgatagataaatattctaaaaagacttaattatcaacaattcccttgttatctgattatccattttattcctACGCAACCAAGCtcatttctaacaaaaaccAACAACTAATCAcacaattatttaattaattttatttttttaaccaattagaattaattcCTGTGGGTACCCAAAATTGGGTTGTTGGGCTTAACCTCTaattgggctcacaatctatttgtattgTGGGCTTTGGGTTTCCTACCATGGGTGATTCTTTGCTGGGCAGCCTAAATACACTCTTGTTTACTCAAACCCTTCTCTTTACCTCATAGAATCGTTTATTTTCTTCCTCAGAGTAACAACCCTCTTCCCTCTATGTTCTCTCCAAAATTGCCAACCCCCTTTCCTCATTctcttctcctatttataggcTAAGATGAGTGGAGGAGCTATGATTATTTCTCCTTCTTAGTGTGAATGGGGGTCCAATTCCATCATCTTAAAGTGGATGCTTCGTCGGGAAAGGTGGGAGTCGCATTGGAACTTATTCCCACTTCTGTCGCTTGCTCGGCAGTGATGTTGTCAATGGCACGGCTAGGCAGCTGGGCACGGAGCGTCTCCGAGCAATAACGCTCCTGTCCAGGTTAGAAATGATAGGGGGGGTTGCTTGAGGTGTTCAAGCTAATGCAATCTTATTTCAGTTTTTGGGCCCAAATTGGGCTCGGAGGTATCTGGGCCGAGGCTTAAGGTCCAAGAATGAGGACGGTCATATGATGTGCTGTGAGGCTTGGGCCCGAGGAAGGCGAGTTCAGGGGCCCAATCctcgtacaatagcccccccttgattcgtGCCCGGCTACTGAGAATGAATCAAGGACAATCAAGCGGTGGTAGTGGTCTCTCGAAAATCTTAACCGTTGGTTTGCAAACTGTTTGACGGTTCATGAACCGAGCCCATGTGTGTGGGACTTACCTGGGGGGATCGGAAAGGTTTTTCCTGCTTCTTTTTCATTAAATGCTTTGGTTCCTGTAAATACTTCCTCCTTATTTCCCACTACACTTTTTACATTCTCTCCTCTCGACTTTTCTCTCTGCCAAGCAGCTTCCTTAAGCGTAGTTTTCCTTAGCATACACTCTCTAGCCCAGATCATTCATCCCTTAGAACCTTCAATAAGTCCTTTAAACTCTTCCCTTTCCTTTCAATTTTCCTTTACTCTTTTAGTTTAAAATGGGCTACTCTTACCTTCTTGCTCTTGGAGTGCCTTTGGCTGCCTTTAGAGTAGCCTAGGGCGTTCTTGAGGATGGTGATATCGCCTATTGTCACGAAGGAAATATCACCTTCCAAAGGCGTGCTGGCCCAAATGTAGCTTTTTTCCCTTTGATGGCCATTCTTGAGGGTGGGGTTAGATTTCCCATAGACCCTCTCATTACAGGTACCCTTAGATTCTACAGCTTGTGTCCCGACCAActccccccaacttttaccaAGTGGTGAGTTGTGTTAGTAGGTTAAACCAAATATTTGGGCTAGAGCTAAATCACCATGATATTAACTACATGTATAGTTTGTGCTGCAACATCAAATCCGATTATTACTTGAAAACTAGGGATATGCAGGTACAACTCATATTGTGCCTTCTTAATTCCAATAGAAACTCGGTGAGAGAATTTGTCCGGGTGAGAGGCAATTGGTTTGCCGATGACTCCTTTGCCCTCTTTCACCTCAAGAAGTTGGTCGATACTGAGTGCTTTTACTTGTTTTATGTTtaccatttttgtttggtttattcgCACATGGACTAACTAATTCTTATATTGATTTACTGTAGAAGGAAAAAGATTTAAACTGGACCTGAGAGTCATGCATGTGAGGGATCTCAATTTTGTCCTGAGGTCAGAGATCTTTGTGCACTTGGACGGATAGCTCCAAGCATCCCACCTGATACTCGGCGTTGATCTCATGTATACCACCTGGTAGGCGTTCAGCCAGGCCTTACTAGTAGATAGTCCCCTCCTCTTCTATATTGACGTCAGGCACACCAACTTCCTTCTATCATCCTTGATCGTTGGCGAAGCTCAGGACTTCGGCCCCAGATATACCACCACAGAGGACCGTGCACTGGTGCGGGATGAATCAGTAGAGCGTGTATCTCAAAGCTGCAAAGTCCATGTGCCCATTGAAGTGCCTGACGCCCCTACCTAAGTAGCCGAGCCAGTAGAAGCCGAGGCCAATCAAGACGCAGCTATAAATAGGAATACACCTGCATGGATAAACATCGCTTTTGTATTAATTAACAATACGCACACATAAGATTACACTCAATATGTATCCCCGTGCACTGATAATTAGTGGTAGAATTTCTTCAGATTATGGGCATTCCATGGCTGGGGGAGAGGTATCCCATCCAAATCCTCCAAATAATGTGCCCCTGCGCTTGCAATAGCGGTAACTCTTAATGGCCCCTCCTAAGTTGGTGCTAACTACCCTACGTTGACGTCCCGCGTATTCCCCACTACCTTCCGAAGTACCAGATCTCCCGCTCTAAACTCCCTTTTCCTCACGTTCTTGTTGTATCTCCGGGCAAGTTTTTGCTAATACTCTTCTAGTTGTATAGTCGATGATTCCCGACGTTCTTCCAACAGGTTCAACTGTTTCATCATCAACTCCAAATTCTCGGTGGGGCCAAATCCCGTAACTCGGGCACTGCATAAGTTCACCTCTGTTGGTATGACTGCTTCCGCTCCATATGTTAGGGAGAACTTTCTCCCGTGGACCTTCTTGGGGTAGTTCGGTATGCCCATAGAACACTGGTTAACTCCTTTGCCCACCTGCCCTTGGCACCTTTTAACCTCCTTTTCAAACTGTTCACAATGGCCTTGTTGGTGGTCTAGGCTTGGCCGTTGCTCTGTGGATATGCTGGGGTGGAATACCGATTTGTGATGCTGAGGCTGCCACAAAACTTGTGGAAAGCTTTGCTGTTAAACTGCAACTTGTTATCTGACACTAGGGACTCTGGCACCCCGAATCTCGTCACTATATTCCTCCATACAAACTTCTTAATATCTACATCCCGGATGTTCGCCAACGCCTTTGCCTCTACCTATTTGGTAAAGTAATCCACAGCTACTAGGACAAACCTCTGATTCCCTGTTGCCCGAGGGAATGGACCAACGATATCTAGCCCCCGCTGTGCAAAGGGCTAGGGGAAACTAATGGGATTTAAGTTTCCTGCCAGTTGGTGGATCATAAGGGCGTGCTTCTGACATTGCTCACATTTCAGTGCATACTTGTTAGCATCCTTTTGCATTCACGGCCACAAAATCCTTGAGTCATTGCCCGGTGAGCCAACGAACGTCCCCCCACTTGACTGCTGCACACACCGTCATGTAGCTCGACAAGGAGTTCCTCAATCTTGCTAGGGTGCAAGCACTGTAGGTAAGGCCTGTCAAAAGATCTTCGATATAGCTTACGATCGGCAGACAACCAATACCGAGCAGCTGTCCGGCGCactttttttgctttcttctcATCAGCCGGCACTCGATCCTTAGCTAAGAAATTGATGATCAGGTCCATCTAACATGCTCAACTGTTGCCACTAGTGAGACACCTACTCCTACACTGATACTTGGCTCTGCCACCAGCTCCACTTTTATTAATTGAGGAATTCCTTCAATTGATGATGACGCCAATGTGGCCAAAGAGTCAGCGTGCCGGTTCTACCCCTTTGCCACCTGAACCAATTTGACGCTCATAAAGCGGTACATAGTTTGCTTTACCAACCATAAGTACTCCACCATCCGAGGATCCTTGGCTTTAAAGTTTCCCTGTACCTGATTGACCACCAGTCGAGCATCTGAATAGACCTTATACTCAGCTTCGTTGTTGGAGGCCTTAAAACCTAACCTAAAGGAATGTTCCAATTTTATTTCTTCTAGGGCGATCACCACGATCCCTACCCCGGCTCCTAATGCGTTGGACACATCGTCCATAAATACCTTCCACGGGATTACTTCTACAGGGCAAACCATCTCCTTTCCCCTTCTCGAGGAGAACTCTGCAACAAAATCAGCGAGGACCTGACCCTTCACCGGGCTTCTTGGCCTGTACCTAATATCAAAAGAACCCAGTCGAGTTCCCTACTTAGCTATCCTTCCCGTGAAGTTAGATATCTTCAATAGTGATTGCAGAGAGTACTCGGTCAATACATAAACAGTGTGATTTTGAAAGTAATGGGGTAGCTTCCGCGTGGCATGCACTAGTGCTAACACTAACTTCTCCAAGGGCAAGTACCTCATCACGGCATCAACTAGGGTTTTACTGATGTAGTATACTAGCTGTTGTACTCCTTGGTCCCTCAAAAGCACAGCGCTCACAGCATGTTCTGACACTGAGAGATACATGaacaaatcctccccaggttctAGAGCTGTCATCATTGGTGCTCGCATCAAATATTCTTTCAGTTCTTGAAAAGC is a genomic window of Quercus lobata isolate SW786 chromosome 2, ValleyOak3.0 Primary Assembly, whole genome shotgun sequence containing:
- the LOC115975889 gene encoding auxin response factor 8 isoform X2, with the translated sequence MKLSTSGLTQLDHEEKKCLNSELWHACAGPLVSLPTPGTRVVYFPQGHSEQVAASTNKEIDGHIPNYPSLPPQLMCQLHNVTMHADVETDEVYAQMTLQPLTPEEQKDTFLPMELGIPSKQPTNYFCKTLTASDTSTHGGFSVPRRAAEKVFPPLDFSQQPPAQELIARDLHDVEWKFRHIFRGQPKRHLLTTGWSVFVSAKRLVAGDSVLFIWNEKNQLLLGIRRATRPQTVMPSSVLSSDSMHIGLLAAAAHAASTNSCFTVFYNPRASPSEFVVPLSKYVKAVFHTRVSVGMRFRMLFETEESSVRRYMGTITGISDLDTVRWPNSHWRSVKVGWDESTAGERQPRVSLWEIEPLTTFPMYPSLFPLRLKRPWHPGVSSLHDNRDDAANGMMWLRGGSGEHGLHSLNFQGVGLYPWMQQRMDPTLLGNDPNQQYQAMLAAGMQNLGNADLLRHQVMQFQQPFQYLQQQGSHTSLLQQQQQQQQQQQQAVPLNILQAQTQVLSENTPQHLIQQSLNNQQEDQARQQQQQQQPQQQHTYQNTLHIRSDQLHQRLQSNVPSSSFVKADFMDPSAKFSASISPRQNMVSSLCPEGSSNILNFSRVGQPMLAEQLPQQSWAPKYTHSQVNAFANSMSHSPYPGKDATEEPENCNSDSQNPTLFGVNIDSSGLLLPATLSTFATSVDADVSSMPLGHTGFQSSLYSSVQDSSELLNSAGQVDPPTPSQTFVKVYKSGSVGRSLDISRFSSYNELREELAEMFGIEGKFEDPLRSGWQLVFVDRENDVLLLGDDPWEAFVNNVWYIKILSPEDVLKLGEQAVESFSPQGGQRLNSSSGEAQDLVSGLPSLGMLEF
- the LOC115975889 gene encoding auxin response factor 8 isoform X1, with protein sequence MKLSTSGLTQLDHEEKKCLNSELWHACAGPLVSLPTPGTRVVYFPQGHSEQVAASTNKEIDGHIPNYPSLPPQLMCQLHNVTMHADVETDEVYAQMTLQPLTPEEQKDTFLPMELGIPSKQPTNYFCKTLTASDTSTHGGFSVPRRAAEKVFPPLDFSQQPPAQELIARDLHDVEWKFRHIFRGQPKRHLLTTGWSVFVSAKRLVAGDSVLFIWNEKNQLLLGIRRATRPQTVMPSSVLSSDSMHIGLLAAAAHAASTNSCFTVFYNPRSSIIYRASPSEFVVPLSKYVKAVFHTRVSVGMRFRMLFETEESSVRRYMGTITGISDLDTVRWPNSHWRSVKVGWDESTAGERQPRVSLWEIEPLTTFPMYPSLFPLRLKRPWHPGVSSLHDNRDDAANGMMWLRGGSGEHGLHSLNFQGVGLYPWMQQRMDPTLLGNDPNQQYQAMLAAGMQNLGNADLLRHQVMQFQQPFQYLQQQGSHTSLLQQQQQQQQQQQQAVPLNILQAQTQVLSENTPQHLIQQSLNNQQEDQARQQQQQQQPQQQHTYQNTLHIRSDQLHQRLQSNVPSSSFVKADFMDPSAKFSASISPRQNMVSSLCPEGSSNILNFSRVGQPMLAEQLPQQSWAPKYTHSQVNAFANSMSHSPYPGKDATEEPENCNSDSQNPTLFGVNIDSSGLLLPATLSTFATSVDADVSSMPLGHTGFQSSLYSSVQDSSELLNSAGQVDPPTPSQTFVKVYKSGSVGRSLDISRFSSYNELREELAEMFGIEGKFEDPLRSGWQLVFVDRENDVLLLGDDPWEAFVNNVWYIKILSPEDVLKLGEQAVESFSPQGGQRLNSSSGEAQDLVSGLPSLGMLEF